One stretch of Paenibacillus sp. AN1007 DNA includes these proteins:
- a CDS encoding DHA2 family efflux MFS transporter permease subunit, which translates to MSTTTAAAPSSAMDNIKKGPIVAALLIGAFVAFLNQTLMNVALPKIMEDLGIGPNKAQWLTTGYMLVNGVLIPVTAYLIAKFSTRQIFITAMTLFTIGTLVCGLSPNFSILMVGRVIQAAGAGILMPLMTVVFLTIFPIEKRGQAMGTMGIAMILAPAIGPTLSGYIVEHYSWRLLFYIILPFSVIATAIGIAFVKNVTRQSKPKLDSIGVILSTLGFGSLLYGFSDAGTDGWGSAVVISCLVVGTISLILFVIRQLTTDHPLLEFRIFKYNMYTLTTIINMLVTMAMFAGMILLPIFLQNIRGFSAIESGLLMMPGAILMGIMSPITGRIFDKVGARWLSVAGLAITAITTWGLSRLAIDTTYGYMMFIYTARMFGMSMLMMPIQTAGLNQLPQRLNAHGTAMSNTLRTVAGAIGTAILVTIMSSKLKSHLAETMAAGTIDPNSKNAVMAATADATIYGVNYAFTVATYMTIAALILAFFIRKTKPAAEPVNAEQEKAKKTATA; encoded by the coding sequence ATGAGCACAACAACTGCTGCAGCTCCGTCCTCCGCGATGGACAACATCAAGAAAGGCCCCATTGTAGCCGCCTTGTTGATCGGTGCCTTTGTGGCATTTTTGAACCAAACCCTGATGAACGTAGCTCTTCCTAAAATTATGGAGGATCTCGGCATCGGACCGAACAAAGCCCAGTGGCTTACCACGGGTTACATGCTTGTTAACGGTGTATTAATTCCCGTTACAGCATACTTGATCGCCAAATTTTCTACACGTCAAATATTCATAACAGCCATGACCTTGTTTACCATCGGTACCTTGGTCTGTGGACTTAGTCCGAACTTTTCCATACTTATGGTTGGTCGTGTCATTCAAGCAGCTGGTGCCGGCATTCTGATGCCGCTAATGACTGTAGTATTCCTGACGATTTTCCCGATTGAGAAACGCGGTCAGGCCATGGGTACGATGGGGATTGCGATGATCCTCGCACCAGCGATTGGCCCTACGTTATCGGGTTATATCGTGGAACACTATTCTTGGAGATTGTTGTTCTACATCATTTTGCCATTCTCCGTGATCGCAACAGCGATTGGGATTGCTTTTGTTAAAAATGTAACACGTCAATCCAAACCGAAACTGGATTCAATCGGTGTCATTTTATCAACACTCGGCTTCGGCAGCTTGCTGTATGGATTCAGTGATGCAGGTACAGACGGATGGGGAAGCGCTGTAGTTATCAGCTGTCTGGTTGTAGGTACCATTTCCCTGATTCTGTTCGTTATTCGTCAGCTGACGACAGATCATCCGCTCTTGGAGTTCCGAATCTTCAAATACAATATGTACACCCTGACAACGATTATTAATATGCTTGTCACAATGGCGATGTTTGCAGGGATGATCCTGCTTCCTATCTTCCTGCAAAATATTCGCGGATTCTCAGCGATTGAATCCGGTCTGCTCATGATGCCTGGTGCCATCTTGATGGGCATTATGTCTCCGATTACCGGCCGCATCTTCGATAAAGTCGGTGCACGCTGGCTCTCGGTTGCGGGTCTGGCGATTACAGCGATCACGACGTGGGGGCTCAGCCGTCTGGCGATTGATACCACATACGGATATATGATGTTTATCTACACAGCTCGTATGTTCGGGATGTCGATGCTGATGATGCCGATCCAGACTGCGGGTCTTAACCAGCTGCCTCAGCGTCTCAATGCACATGGTACAGCGATGTCTAACACACTGCGTACAGTCGCAGGCGCGATTGGTACAGCCATTCTTGTAACGATCATGAGCAGCAAGCTCAAGTCTCATCTGGCTGAAACGATGGCAGCGGGTACGATTGATCCAAACAGCAAAAATGCGGTAATGGCTGCCACAGCAGATGCAACGATATATGGGGTTAACTACGCTTTTACAGTGGCAACTTATATGACTATTGCAGCTCTGATTCTGGCTTTCTTTATTCGCAAAACCAAACCGGCTGCCGAGCCGGTAAACGCAGAGCAGGAAAAAGCGAAAAAAACGGCTACAGCTTAA
- a CDS encoding MarR family transcriptional regulator translates to MTDTYEVFYIINSFRQVNQMLFRAFWNENKEIELTSIQFMVLSILKERPSLGINEIADLCHMGSSSMSAVVERLVKGEYIVRTRSDADRRSVMLQITAKGEKAQQETQQLLDGARITDIGDFEGRP, encoded by the coding sequence ATGACGGATACGTACGAAGTATTTTACATTATCAATTCATTTCGACAAGTGAATCAGATGCTTTTCCGGGCATTCTGGAATGAAAACAAGGAGATCGAGCTGACTTCGATCCAGTTTATGGTGTTATCGATTCTTAAAGAGCGACCTTCTCTTGGCATTAATGAGATTGCTGATCTGTGCCATATGGGCAGCAGCTCCATGAGCGCTGTTGTAGAACGTCTTGTAAAAGGCGAATACATCGTGCGGACACGTTCTGATGCGGATCGCCGCTCTGTTATGCTGCAGATCACAGCCAAAGGGGAAAAGGCACAACAGGAGACGCAGCAGCTTCTGGATGGAGCGCGTATCACCGATATTGGAGATTTCGAAGGAAGACCTTGA
- a CDS encoding MGMT family protein, with protein MTPFTKQVIAIISAIPEGKVMTYGQIAAHAGSPRAARQVVRILHSMSRKERLPWHRVVNAKGQISILDEESRMMQETELISEGVQFGLHGAIDLKRFGHEPDPALLLQDSIASDDE; from the coding sequence ATGACCCCATTCACGAAACAGGTTATTGCTATTATTTCCGCGATCCCCGAGGGAAAGGTGATGACTTACGGACAGATTGCGGCGCACGCCGGAAGCCCGAGGGCGGCAAGACAGGTTGTCCGCATACTGCACTCCATGAGCCGCAAAGAACGGCTGCCCTGGCACAGGGTCGTTAATGCTAAAGGGCAGATTTCCATCCTGGATGAGGAATCACGAATGATGCAGGAAACCGAGCTGATTAGTGAAGGAGTCCAGTTCGGGCTGCACGGTGCCATTGATCTCAAGCGCTTCGGACATGAACCTGATCCAGCGCTGCTGCTGCAGGATTCGATCGCTTCAGATGATGAGTAA